A portion of the Thermoplasmata archaeon genome contains these proteins:
- a CDS encoding DNA topoisomerase VI subunit B, producing the protein MAGTPIAEELAKKQREISVAEFFERNKQLLGFDSPTRAMLTSVKEAVDNSLDACEEAGILPEILVEIHETGKGEYTVAVQDNGPGIVKAQIPSVFGKLLYGSRFHAIRQSRGQQGIGISAVVMYAQLTTGKPTKVISKIGPDHPAQYMELILDTKKNAPEVLKQEVILWKDTSGGVEAGPPREIEHGTRVEFTIKARYIRGKQSVYDYLRSSAIVNPHARIILIEPDGTRTIFDRATEKMPPPSVEIKPHPEGIELGTLLKMAKETEAHKMTSFLVNDFSRVSLDKARQICEKAGVAENLKPRELDLGSAKRVLEAFRAVKLMAPPTDCLSPIGETLIKKGMKKDVNADFVVTHTRPPSVYSGNPFQVEAGLMYGGSLNKDEPATILRFANRVPLLFQQGGCAITHAIENIDWRRYGLEQKGGKGIPIGPVLILVHVACTKIPFTSESKEAIADVPEILTEVELAVRECARKMQVFTKKRARLAKLKEKEEIIRKLLPIIAEKSAHLLGKPVPPIEPVVAKIMNSVLVREDIQYEAPKKLHHVRIEVVNFTPSRKRFRLLSVVPSDALVQNFSPKPESVNNHVITWELRGLGTMEKLELRFDLMGLDKEDFEECELYVKDIDPELVNGAEPWDPEAYERKLKELTEEEAEEGEEGIRNEDEPQEDNGAEQESDEMGDED; encoded by the coding sequence ATGGCAGGAACACCGATCGCCGAGGAATTGGCGAAGAAGCAGAGGGAGATATCGGTAGCTGAGTTCTTCGAACGGAATAAACAACTGCTCGGCTTCGACAGCCCGACGCGAGCGATGCTTACATCGGTCAAGGAGGCCGTGGACAACTCTCTGGACGCCTGCGAGGAGGCCGGTATTCTTCCGGAAATTCTAGTCGAGATACACGAGACCGGGAAGGGGGAGTACACGGTGGCCGTGCAGGATAACGGCCCCGGAATCGTGAAGGCCCAGATTCCCTCAGTCTTCGGAAAGCTTCTCTACGGCTCGAGGTTCCACGCCATCCGGCAGTCCAGGGGCCAGCAGGGCATCGGTATCTCCGCGGTCGTTATGTATGCCCAGCTGACCACGGGGAAGCCGACTAAGGTGATTTCTAAAATCGGGCCTGACCACCCAGCACAGTACATGGAGCTGATTCTCGACACTAAGAAAAACGCCCCCGAAGTGCTCAAACAAGAGGTGATTCTCTGGAAGGACACAAGCGGGGGGGTGGAGGCGGGTCCGCCCCGTGAGATCGAGCACGGCACTAGGGTCGAGTTCACAATCAAGGCCAGATATATCAGAGGGAAGCAGTCGGTCTACGACTATTTGAGGAGCTCCGCCATCGTCAACCCCCACGCCAGAATCATCCTGATAGAGCCCGATGGAACTAGAACCATTTTTGACAGGGCCACCGAGAAAATGCCCCCGCCAAGCGTCGAGATAAAGCCGCATCCAGAGGGCATAGAGCTCGGTACCCTTCTCAAGATGGCAAAGGAGACCGAGGCCCACAAGATGACTTCCTTCCTCGTCAACGACTTCTCAAGGGTGAGTCTGGACAAGGCCCGGCAGATATGTGAGAAAGCCGGGGTCGCCGAAAACCTCAAGCCTAGGGAGCTCGACCTCGGAAGCGCAAAAAGGGTGCTGGAGGCCTTCAGAGCTGTCAAATTGATGGCTCCGCCGACCGACTGCCTCTCCCCGATAGGTGAGACCCTTATAAAAAAAGGGATGAAGAAGGACGTAAACGCAGACTTCGTTGTAACCCACACCCGCCCGCCCTCGGTCTACTCCGGAAACCCCTTCCAAGTGGAGGCTGGGCTGATGTATGGCGGCTCGCTAAATAAGGATGAGCCGGCCACGATTCTTAGGTTCGCCAACCGCGTCCCCCTCCTTTTCCAGCAAGGCGGCTGCGCCATCACCCACGCCATTGAGAACATAGACTGGAGGAGATATGGGCTAGAGCAGAAGGGCGGTAAGGGAATTCCTATCGGACCAGTGCTAATTCTGGTCCATGTCGCCTGCACCAAGATTCCGTTCACATCGGAGTCCAAAGAGGCGATTGCGGACGTCCCCGAGATATTGACAGAGGTGGAGCTGGCCGTGCGGGAGTGCGCCCGAAAGATGCAGGTTTTCACTAAAAAAAGGGCGAGGCTCGCTAAGCTCAAGGAGAAGGAAGAAATCATAAGAAAGCTCCTACCGATAATCGCGGAGAAGTCCGCCCATCTGCTGGGGAAGCCGGTCCCTCCGATAGAGCCGGTTGTGGCAAAAATCATGAACAGCGTGCTGGTGAGGGAGGACATTCAGTACGAGGCGCCAAAGAAGCTTCACCACGTGAGGATTGAGGTCGTTAACTTCACGCCATCAAGGAAGAGGTTCAGGCTCCTTAGCGTGGTTCCCTCGGATGCCCTGGTTCAGAACTTCAGCCCGAAGCCGGAGTCTGTGAACAATCATGTCATCACCTGGGAGCTGAGAGGCCTTGGCACGATGGAGAAGCTGGAGCTTCGCTTTGACTTAATGGGTCTCGACAAAGAGGACTTCGAGGAGTGCGAACTCTATGTCAAGGACATCGACCCTGAGCTCGTCAATGGCGCCGAGCCCTGGGACCCGGAGGCTTACGAGAGAAAGCTGAAGGAGCTCACGGAGGAGGAGGCGGAGGAGGGAGAGGAAGGGATTAGGAACGAGGATGAGCCCCAGGAGGATAACGGGGCTGAGCAGGAGAGCGACGAGATGGGTGACGAGGATTAA
- a CDS encoding tandem-95 repeat protein, translated as MGTKSWVVISMLMAGTVLFPLLEAEGPRTPDSDNDFDFATPVTDGVPVSGNVNSADDVYDYFKIDNVASGQTLKAVLSWSNPSASLNLSIYNPLRLRLSLISSGTRANTILATMNGTYYFQIKAHSGTTDYTLNVTLATPPIITPGTPVTGTAVAGSQDRNFFYRFWMEGNVSGRSQAAWVNLTQSNTGARLGLYITDLLVCFSNQTYNESWNTQNRRRVAAAASYTGWYYVGVSPVQGTTDYTLELSLFDVSSDGNNDPSSATLVARNAHIQGSVNKAWDHYDWYAYPMRANDNLNINVTRYGSDLFNVSVYSSNLTFLGSRINEDYYWGYPYTTSYVNFTTPSALIDEVFYIFVACTRNFQSGPGGGYTDNEGSLSYWINFTGPNHPPVIKAPFDSIVLKEDESYLLYPLNHFEEIDGEPLNFTVTSTGGNILGSYDWTTGVLSVRGAPNWYGRENAYVNAIDSGGLKTSQLIDVTVLSVEDPPIVKEPIKDITMPQGGTDTSIDLGKVFLDNDTRWGDVLTYTVENNGSIWVDIKTSGRVTLTSPASFYGRITMTFVATDKTGYSARALCNVTVIHVNQPPQIRTQPPPVTVNEDDTAELDMSMVFIDPDGDKLSLSFSGNNRVRADAKAGDLNVTFAPLPDLSGFTEDITVTASDPAGGSASVIVSITVLPVNDPPRITNFSPPGNVTISEGESQEYCVTAHDPEKGLVIGYSWYLDEQLMQMGNNIFIYKTNFSSAGSHVVTVAVDDGELVTRLSWNVTVKNINREPTDVRIINPKPGQVIKQGEPVVFQGAATDPDGDQLTFIWMEGMKELGTGQNFTTTGLSLGAHTIYLQVTDDIAVVKSPPVSITIRANTVPRIISFKPMDGQKFVKDKRVEFSVEAVDDEGDSLTYAWYDGAEFLSNASFFIKSDLKVGRHTIRLLVSDGLMTAELTMEIEIVEPAPEGVNMMYLTVGVALAVMIGVVVGFWAWRVLKREED; from the coding sequence ATGGGCACAAAGTCATGGGTGGTAATCTCCATGCTCATGGCCGGAACGGTCCTTTTCCCGCTCTTGGAGGCGGAGGGGCCGAGAACCCCGGATAGCGACAACGACTTCGACTTCGCCACCCCGGTCACCGATGGTGTCCCGGTGAGCGGAAACGTGAACTCGGCCGATGATGTTTACGACTATTTTAAAATCGATAACGTCGCATCAGGGCAGACGCTCAAGGCCGTGCTGAGCTGGAGCAACCCATCCGCCTCCCTTAACCTCAGCATTTATAACCCCCTCAGGCTGAGGCTGAGCCTCATATCCTCAGGCACACGGGCCAACACCATTCTAGCAACCATGAACGGGACATATTACTTCCAAATAAAGGCCCACTCCGGCACCACGGACTACACCCTGAACGTCACGCTCGCGACCCCGCCCATTATCACTCCTGGAACCCCCGTCACAGGCACAGCGGTCGCGGGCTCACAGGACAGGAACTTCTTCTATCGCTTCTGGATGGAGGGAAACGTCAGCGGCCGGAGCCAGGCCGCGTGGGTCAACCTGACGCAGAGCAATACCGGCGCCAGGCTGGGCCTCTATATTACTGACCTGCTGGTATGCTTTTCTAATCAGACCTACAACGAGAGCTGGAACACCCAGAACCGGAGAAGGGTGGCAGCAGCGGCCTCATACACGGGGTGGTATTATGTAGGCGTATCACCAGTCCAGGGAACAACCGACTACACCCTCGAGCTCAGCCTATTCGATGTCTCCTCGGACGGAAACAACGACCCCTCAAGCGCCACCCTGGTGGCCCGGAACGCCCACATTCAGGGCAGTGTGAACAAAGCCTGGGACCACTACGACTGGTACGCCTATCCGATGCGGGCCAACGACAACCTGAACATCAATGTGACAAGATACGGGAGCGACCTGTTCAATGTATCGGTCTACTCGTCGAACCTGACTTTCCTCGGTTCAAGAATCAACGAGGACTACTATTGGGGTTACCCCTATACCACCAGCTACGTGAACTTCACAACTCCAAGCGCCCTTATAGACGAGGTGTTCTATATCTTCGTCGCCTGCACGCGCAACTTCCAAAGCGGGCCCGGCGGAGGCTACACCGACAATGAGGGGAGCCTGAGCTACTGGATAAACTTCACAGGCCCCAATCATCCCCCGGTCATAAAAGCCCCGTTCGACAGCATAGTTTTAAAAGAGGACGAGAGCTACCTCCTTTACCCCCTGAACCACTTCGAAGAAATCGATGGCGAGCCCCTGAATTTTACAGTGACAAGCACGGGAGGGAACATATTGGGCAGCTACGACTGGACCACAGGCGTTCTGAGCGTGCGGGGAGCCCCGAACTGGTACGGGAGGGAGAACGCCTACGTGAACGCCATAGACAGTGGCGGTCTGAAGACAAGCCAGCTCATTGACGTGACCGTGCTATCCGTCGAGGACCCACCAATTGTGAAAGAGCCAATAAAGGACATTACGATGCCCCAGGGCGGCACGGACACCAGCATTGACCTGGGGAAGGTCTTTCTCGACAACGACACGAGGTGGGGCGATGTCCTGACCTATACCGTCGAGAACAATGGCTCAATCTGGGTGGACATCAAGACCTCGGGGAGGGTCACTCTGACCTCACCGGCCAGCTTTTATGGCAGGATTACAATGACGTTCGTCGCCACCGACAAGACGGGCTATTCTGCGAGGGCCTTATGTAATGTTACCGTGATTCATGTGAACCAGCCCCCGCAAATCAGAACCCAACCCCCGCCTGTGACAGTCAACGAAGATGATACTGCCGAGCTCGACATGTCCATGGTCTTTATCGACCCGGACGGAGATAAGCTGAGCCTGAGCTTCTCAGGCAACAACCGCGTCCGCGCGGACGCGAAGGCCGGCGATTTAAACGTAACTTTCGCGCCTCTCCCAGACCTCTCCGGCTTCACCGAGGACATAACCGTCACCGCCTCCGACCCGGCCGGGGGCTCCGCGTCTGTGATAGTCTCCATCACGGTCCTCCCCGTCAACGACCCACCCAGAATCACCAACTTCAGCCCGCCGGGTAATGTGACCATCTCGGAGGGAGAGAGCCAGGAGTACTGCGTCACCGCCCACGACCCCGAGAAGGGTTTAGTAATAGGTTACAGCTGGTACCTTGACGAGCAGCTAATGCAAATGGGTAATAATATATTCATTTACAAAACAAATTTCAGCTCTGCGGGAAGCCATGTGGTCACTGTGGCGGTGGATGACGGCGAGTTGGTCACCAGACTGAGCTGGAATGTCACGGTCAAGAATATTAACCGCGAGCCGACCGATGTGAGAATAATCAATCCCAAGCCTGGGCAGGTAATCAAGCAGGGCGAGCCAGTTGTCTTCCAAGGCGCCGCCACCGACCCTGACGGAGACCAGCTGACCTTCATATGGATGGAGGGAATGAAGGAGCTGGGAACCGGCCAGAACTTCACCACCACAGGGCTAAGCTTGGGCGCGCATACGATCTATCTCCAGGTGACGGATGACATTGCGGTCGTGAAATCGCCTCCGGTCTCCATAACCATTCGGGCCAACACTGTTCCCCGGATAATCTCCTTCAAGCCCATGGACGGCCAAAAGTTTGTGAAGGATAAGAGGGTGGAGTTCTCGGTTGAGGCGGTGGATGACGAGGGGGACAGTCTTACCTATGCATGGTACGATGGTGCGGAGTTCCTCTCCAACGCTTCGTTCTTCATCAAGTCGGACCTGAAGGTTGGGAGGCACACAATACGCCTGCTCGTGTCGGATGGGTTAATGACAGCCGAGCTCACCATGGAGATTGAGATTGTCGAGCCCGCTCCCGAGGGGGTGAACATGATGTACCTGACGGTGGGCGTCGCGCTTGCTGTCATGATAGGAGTGGTGGTTGGCTTCTGGGCGTGGAGGGTTTTGAAGCGGGAGGAGGACTGA
- a CDS encoding Ig-like domain-containing protein encodes MRMRALGALILLSLLLLSSAPYQASVGPEKGPLRTPDNDNDFANATPAQSGQSYDGDLDSSNDPQDIYKLSGSAGQVLNVSVFLPGYPGIKVRLIAHDPKGAFVEESNLGREWESVSILVAISNAPYYFTVALAEGLTGNYVLSCSVENPTQINSLGYFEASLSRVSNNSADWYVFTMSGGTNSGLNNDLAQFTIYKDDNLTLDVILYGLWLELWSYTFNISLDHPSGGMIQAAATYSGSYFLKVWARSGSGRYNVTMGVLQSTPNDNDQDGEHATKINNTPISSWIDQALDHYDFYKLYLVEDDRLEVTMTLNSYVPGKYMLWLLHKVSGLYTPVANASNFLPGIGWTNSVRLVHTVTVNNRYYIVPIAEHGLDAQGRISGENANASYTLQVTSPPSTNHAPILASHPGYISMAEDSTFSPFNLHNVFEEPDGDRIGFEVSGSEHINVALSLDGTVTLKPESDWSGNENINLTARDEFNASTSIFVNVYVYPTDDRPVVAKRLENLTMWEDHTAEINLSGAFWDPDIPYGDRLRYTWSGNVSLPMSLDYDTLIVTVGPVYNFFGTRQVTFRAFDQKNQLALQQMTITVLHTNHPPATKVDRVDIEMMEDGVNTALIAKDYFIDRDTTYATDVLSYTGVGSENISCSVLPDGRAEVRPHRDWTGVDSVFIVATDTGNLSATLQVAVTVLPVNDPPFVASFSPNSSEVTVNETEELRLVVVAGDVDTPLEELTYAWFVDGVKQNSTSPEFTFITDLRTSRKQPYNITVTISDGEFTTSHSWSVPVFNTNQRPRITIISPAEGSIYPEGGPLVLLRAEAIDPDIDPNDPAAPALVYTWKEGNATLGISKSLRYKFPPGWHTVEVHVWDGFEETVASVRFFVDSIPTVNILSPGEFHKCREGSAVRFSAEVFDRDGDTPTIQWREGTKVLSTSANFTKKFSAGVHYIDLNVTDGRNYVEKRLTLKVEAEPKGGLLPGATAPATAAALLTLLVCSLPLRKRRRV; translated from the coding sequence ATGCGGATGCGCGCGCTTGGAGCCTTAATCCTACTATCCTTGTTGCTACTGAGCAGCGCCCCGTATCAGGCTTCGGTGGGCCCGGAAAAAGGGCCGCTGAGGACGCCCGACAACGACAACGACTTCGCCAACGCCACTCCGGCCCAGAGCGGGCAGTCGTACGATGGCGACCTAGACAGCTCAAATGACCCCCAGGACATTTATAAGCTCTCCGGGAGTGCGGGGCAGGTGCTCAACGTCTCCGTTTTCCTTCCGGGCTACCCGGGCATCAAAGTCCGCCTCATCGCCCACGACCCCAAGGGTGCATTTGTGGAGGAGTCTAATCTTGGTCGGGAGTGGGAATCGGTTTCAATTCTGGTTGCCATATCCAACGCACCCTACTATTTCACAGTCGCGCTCGCCGAAGGTCTCACGGGGAACTATGTCCTGAGCTGCAGTGTTGAGAACCCCACACAGATCAACTCTCTGGGATATTTTGAGGCCTCGCTGAGCCGGGTGAGCAACAACTCAGCCGACTGGTATGTTTTCACGATGAGCGGCGGAACCAACAGCGGGCTGAACAATGACCTAGCTCAGTTCACGATTTATAAGGACGACAATCTGACGCTCGATGTTATCCTTTACGGGCTTTGGCTGGAGCTCTGGAGCTACACCTTCAACATCTCCCTGGACCACCCCTCTGGCGGAATGATTCAGGCAGCCGCTACCTACTCCGGGAGCTATTTCCTGAAGGTCTGGGCGAGGAGCGGGAGCGGAAGATACAATGTGACGATGGGGGTTCTCCAATCCACACCGAACGACAACGACCAGGATGGCGAGCACGCCACCAAAATCAACAACACCCCCATATCCTCCTGGATAGACCAAGCACTTGACCACTACGACTTCTACAAGCTCTATCTCGTCGAGGACGACAGACTCGAGGTCACGATGACCCTCAACAGCTATGTCCCAGGGAAATATATGCTCTGGCTCCTACACAAAGTCAGCGGCCTCTACACCCCCGTGGCCAACGCCTCTAACTTCCTCCCGGGCATCGGGTGGACGAACAGCGTCCGCCTGGTCCACACCGTCACGGTCAACAACCGTTATTATATAGTACCGATAGCCGAGCACGGCCTAGACGCTCAGGGCAGGATATCTGGCGAGAACGCCAATGCCAGCTATACTCTTCAGGTCACCTCTCCCCCATCGACCAACCATGCGCCGATCCTCGCTTCCCACCCGGGCTATATCTCAATGGCCGAGGATTCCACTTTCTCTCCCTTCAACCTCCACAATGTTTTCGAAGAGCCTGATGGCGACAGAATCGGTTTCGAGGTGAGCGGCAGCGAGCACATCAATGTGGCCCTGTCTCTCGATGGCACGGTGACCCTCAAGCCAGAGAGTGACTGGTCGGGCAACGAGAACATCAACCTGACCGCGCGGGACGAGTTCAACGCCTCCACGAGCATATTTGTTAATGTCTACGTCTATCCCACCGACGACAGACCGGTTGTTGCGAAGCGCCTTGAGAACCTGACGATGTGGGAGGACCACACCGCTGAAATCAACCTCAGCGGCGCGTTCTGGGACCCCGACATTCCATACGGGGACAGGCTCAGGTACACATGGTCGGGCAACGTCAGCCTTCCGATGTCTCTAGACTACGACACCCTCATAGTGACCGTAGGGCCCGTTTACAACTTCTTCGGGACGCGGCAGGTGACCTTCCGGGCCTTCGACCAGAAGAACCAGTTAGCGCTCCAGCAGATGACGATTACCGTCCTCCACACCAACCACCCCCCCGCCACAAAGGTTGACAGGGTTGACATAGAGATGATGGAGGACGGGGTGAACACCGCTCTCATCGCTAAGGACTATTTCATCGACAGGGACACCACCTATGCAACGGATGTCCTGAGCTACACTGGCGTCGGGAGCGAGAACATCAGCTGCAGCGTCCTTCCTGACGGAAGGGCTGAAGTCAGGCCGCATCGCGACTGGACCGGTGTTGATTCAGTATTTATCGTCGCCACGGACACAGGAAACCTCTCTGCAACCCTTCAGGTGGCCGTCACGGTGCTCCCCGTCAACGACCCTCCATTCGTCGCCTCCTTCAGCCCAAACTCATCCGAGGTGACCGTCAACGAGACGGAGGAACTGCGGCTGGTGGTGGTGGCCGGAGACGTCGATACCCCACTCGAGGAGCTTACCTATGCCTGGTTCGTCGATGGTGTGAAGCAGAACTCCACCTCCCCCGAATTTACCTTCATCACGGACCTGAGAACATCAAGGAAGCAGCCCTACAACATTACCGTTACAATAAGCGACGGAGAGTTCACCACAAGCCACAGCTGGAGCGTGCCCGTTTTCAATACCAACCAGAGGCCACGGATTACAATAATCTCGCCAGCGGAGGGCAGCATCTACCCCGAGGGCGGGCCGCTGGTGCTGCTCAGGGCGGAGGCCATTGACCCAGACATCGACCCAAACGACCCCGCAGCGCCCGCGCTCGTCTATACCTGGAAAGAGGGCAACGCCACTCTCGGCATCTCGAAGAGCCTGAGGTACAAGTTTCCGCCGGGCTGGCACACGGTCGAGGTCCATGTGTGGGATGGGTTCGAGGAGACTGTCGCAAGCGTTAGGTTCTTTGTGGACTCAATTCCAACAGTCAACATACTGAGCCCGGGGGAGTTCCACAAGTGCCGTGAAGGCTCTGCCGTTAGATTCAGCGCGGAGGTGTTCGACAGGGACGGAGACACCCCCACCATCCAATGGAGGGAGGGGACGAAAGTGCTCTCGACGAGCGCCAACTTCACCAAAAAGTTCAGTGCAGGCGTCCACTACATTGACCTCAACGTCACAGACGGCCGGAACTATGTGGAGAAGAGGCTGACGCTGAAGGTAGAGGCGGAGCCTAAGGGGGGTCTCCTGCCCGGCGCGACGGCCCCGGCGACGGCGGCAGCTCTACTGACGCTACTCGTGTGCTCCCTCCCCCTCCGGAAGAGACGCCGCGTTTAG